In Halomicrobium zhouii, the sequence CGACGAACTGATGAAACTCGAGGGCGTCACCGCCGTGGTCGTCCTCGGCGAGAAGGACGGGACGCTCCACCTCTCCGGGCGCTCCCGGGACGACCGCGTTCACATGGGGAAGGTCCTCGACAGCGTCGTCGACGACATCCCGATGGGGACCGCCGGCGGCCACGCCCGCATGGGCGGCGGTCAGCTCTCCATCGAGCACATGGAAGGCATCGGCCCGAGCGAGGGTGTCCTCCGGCAGGACTTCACCGAGCGACTCTTCGACGCCATGTCGGGCGACATCTAGACGCTCGTTCGGTCCGGCGTCGCTCCGAGTACCAGCAGTTTTCAGGTCGAGCGTCCAAGCCTCCGGTATGGCCACGCAGACGGCGACCTGGGCGTACCGCGACGACCACGACGGGTTCGCCCGCACCTTCTTCCGCCGGTACGCCGATTGCGTCGTCTCCAGCATCGGCGTCGGCACGTACCTCGGCGACCCGACCGACGAACAGGACGAGCGTTACCACGACGCCATCGTCGAGGCGCTGGAATCCGGTATCAACGTCGTCGACACGGCGATAAACTACCGGAACCAGCGCTCCGAACGCGTCGTCGGCGACGCCGTCCGGGACGCCGATATCGACCGGGAGGTGGCGCTCGTCGCGACGAAGGGCGGGTTCGTTCCCTTCGACGGCGATCGGCCGGCTGATCCCGGTCGGTACGTCCTGGAGGAGTACGTCGAGCCGGGTATCGTCGACCGCGAGGACCTGGCGCGCGGGCAACACGCAATCGCGCCGGGGTTCGTCGACGACCAGCTGGACCGGTCGCTGTCGAACCTCGAACTGGAGACGATCGACCTCTACTACGTCCACAACCCCGAGACGCAACTCGCCGAGCGGTCGGCCGAGGCGGTGTACGACCAGCTCGAAGCGACCTTCGAGCGACTGGAGGAACGCGTCTCCGAGGGTGATATCCGCCACTACGGCGTCGCGACGTGGGAGGCATTCCGGGTCCCCGAGGACCACGACAGCTACCTCTCCCTGCCGGAGGTCGTCCGGCGCGCTCGCTCGGCGGCCGATGCGGCCGGCGCCGACGCGACCCACTTCCGGGCGATTCAGCTCCCCTTCAACGTGCAGATGGCCGACGCGTTCACCGTCGAAGCCCACCAGGGACCGGACGGCCCGCAGTCGGCCCTCGAGTTCGCCCACGAGGCGGGCATCGACGTGTTCACCAGCGCGTCGATGCTGCAGGGACGACTCGCCGACGGACTTCCCCAGGACGTCGCGGCGAAGCTCTCGGGCGAGACGAGCGCCCAGCGGGCGATCAACTTCGCCCGGAGCGCACCGGGGGTCACCTCGTCGCTCGTCGGGATGGGGTCGCCAGAACACGTCGCCGAGAACGTCGCGGCGGGGACCTACGAGCCCCTGGGCGCCGGTGCGTTCGACTCGGTGTTCGAGTGAGGACGTGAAGAGCGGGAGGGGAAAATCCGGGGCGGACCGTTCGGCAGCACAGTCGGTTCGATGGGACGGAAGGAGGGCGTCGACGGGCCAGTCAGCCGACTTCCTTCCACTCCGTGCCGCACTCGGGACAGACGCGGACCTTGCCAACCTGGTCCGGGTCGTTCTCCGTTGCGAGCGCCTCCTCGCAGTCGGCGCAGGCCAGGCGCTCGTAGGTGTCCTTCTCGATATCCCCTGCCCGGAGCCCCTTGCGCACAGATTTCATAGCCAAGCTTGCGAGACCATCGCATAAAAAGGTCGCGGCGATCTGGTCGGTCAGGAAGCACGTCGTCGGACTGCCGTCTGCCGGGCCGCGAGCCCGTCCGCGCACCGTGGTCGGAACGGGAGGTTTTTGCCCGCGCTCGCGCAACCCGCGGCCGATGGAGTACGTCCAGGAGCGGATCGCGACGCTCCACGACTTCGACGGGACCGTGCCGGCCGCCCCCACCGACCGGGCCGCCGTCGTCGTCCCCCTCACGGAGCGGGACCACGCCAGCCTCGCCGCCGAACGCGTCTTCTCGCGGCTCGAACGGGTCGACCCCGCGCGCGTGTACGTCGCCCTGCGGGCCGCGCCGGGCCAGCTCCGCGACGTCGTCCGGTGGGTCGACAGCTTCGACCTCGAGGGGGAGGTGCTGTGGTGCAACGCGCCGGCGGTCGAGTCCCGCCTCGACGAGCGCGGACTGGGCGGGGACGCGGGGAAGGGGCGAGACCCAGGAAAGGGACGGGACGTCTGGCTGGCGCTGGGCGTCGCCGCGCGCCACGACTACGTCGTCGTCCACGACGCGGACGCGACGACGTACTCCGTGGCCCACGTGCCGAAACTCCTCTTCCCGCTGGCCAACGGCTTCCAGTTCTCCAAGGGGTACTACGCCCGCGTGGAGAACGGGCGACTCTACGGCCGCCTCTTCCGGCTGTTCGTCCGGCCGCTGCTCCGGGCGCTCGACGCGGAGACCGACCACCTGCTCGTCGACTACCTGCTGGCGTTTCGCTACGCGCTGGCCGGCGAGTTCGCCGCGACGAGCGAGGTGGTCCGCTCGCTCCGCGTCCAGCCCGGCTGGGGCCTGGAGATCGGGACGCTCGGTGACGCCTTCGACGCGGCGGGCTTCGAGGGTTCTGCGCAGGTCGACCTCGGGACCCACGAGCACGACCACCGCGCCGTCGGCGGGCCGGAGGGGCTGGGCGACATGTGCGCCGAGGTCGGCGCGGCGCTGTTCCGCGCCCTCGCCGAGCGCGGCGTCGACCTGGACTACGACGCGCTGTCGGCCGCATACCGCGACGTCGCCCGGGCGACTATCGACCAGTACGCCGCCGACGCGGCGTTCAACGGCCTGGCGTACGATCCGTCTGGCGAGCGCGACCAGGTCGACCAGTACGCCGCCGCGGTCCGGGCGCCGGGCGAGGACCGACGCCTGCCCGCCTGGAACGACTGCGAACTCGACCCGGAGACCGTTCGCGAGTTGTCGAATGGAGCCATCGACGAGGCGACGGCCGACTAGCCGGTGGCGGTCGACTGGCACTATTCACTGTTGCACTATTCACTGTTGGTAACAGGTTCGCGAGCCGAACGGCCCGGAGGAACGCTGTGGGAGGAATTCACGGGAGAAATTGCAGCACGCGAACGGTTTTCACGGGACGCCGACTCACGCAACCTTCATAATCTCCCCGCGACCATATGCTGGTAATGAAACAAGACCACTACACGTGTGCGAACTGCGGCCAGCAGCTGAGC encodes:
- a CDS encoding HVO_0758 family zinc finger protein; amino-acid sequence: MKSVRKGLRAGDIEKDTYERLACADCEEALATENDPDQVGKVRVCPECGTEWKEVG
- a CDS encoding aldo/keto reductase, with the protein product MATQTATWAYRDDHDGFARTFFRRYADCVVSSIGVGTYLGDPTDEQDERYHDAIVEALESGINVVDTAINYRNQRSERVVGDAVRDADIDREVALVATKGGFVPFDGDRPADPGRYVLEEYVEPGIVDREDLARGQHAIAPGFVDDQLDRSLSNLELETIDLYYVHNPETQLAERSAEAVYDQLEATFERLEERVSEGDIRHYGVATWEAFRVPEDHDSYLSLPEVVRRARSAADAAGADATHFRAIQLPFNVQMADAFTVEAHQGPDGPQSALEFAHEAGIDVFTSASMLQGRLADGLPQDVAAKLSGETSAQRAINFARSAPGVTSSLVGMGSPEHVAENVAAGTYEPLGAGAFDSVFE
- a CDS encoding glycosyltransferase family protein yields the protein MEYVQERIATLHDFDGTVPAAPTDRAAVVVPLTERDHASLAAERVFSRLERVDPARVYVALRAAPGQLRDVVRWVDSFDLEGEVLWCNAPAVESRLDERGLGGDAGKGRDPGKGRDVWLALGVAARHDYVVVHDADATTYSVAHVPKLLFPLANGFQFSKGYYARVENGRLYGRLFRLFVRPLLRALDAETDHLLVDYLLAFRYALAGEFAATSEVVRSLRVQPGWGLEIGTLGDAFDAAGFEGSAQVDLGTHEHDHRAVGGPEGLGDMCAEVGAALFRALAERGVDLDYDALSAAYRDVARATIDQYAADAAFNGLAYDPSGERDQVDQYAAAVRAPGEDRRLPAWNDCELDPETVRELSNGAIDEATAD